The Clostridia bacterium genomic sequence CGCCTACCTCCGTTTTATGCATAGGATCGAGATATACCTCCCCGCCGGCTTCCTCTATCGTCTTTGTTATGGAAAGCACGGCTTCCCGCCACTTGAGCTTGCCGGTATTAGGAATTATAAAAGCTCTTTTCAAAAAAATGCCTCCCAACAGATTTATGCATTTTTGTCTTTTTCAAAAGCCATGTGAGACTCATGCACCAGCTTTTCTATATCGGCCTCGAAGCTTGCTTCGGGCGCGCGCTTTTCTATATACATAAGGTATTCTATGTTGCCTTCGGGACCCCTTATCGGAGAGTGGTACACCCCGAGTATGCTAAAGCCTGTTTCCTGCGCTTCACAGAGCACCTTTTTTATTACCTGTTCGTGAACGCGCATATCACGCACAACGCCTTTTTTCCCCACAGCTTCGCGTCCGGCCTCGAACTGAGGCTTAATAAGGCAAACGGCGCGCGCCCCGTCTCTTAGGGTCCTGTATAACACGGGGAGCACGAGCTTAAGCCCGATGAACGAAACGTCCACCGTGCCGAAATCAAGTCTGCGCTCAAGCACGCTGTCGTCGAAATAACGTATATTCGTCCGCTCGATATTCACAACTCTCGGATCGGTGCGAAGCTTCCATGCAAGCTGGCCGTACCCCACGTCAACGGCGTACACCTTTTTTGCGCCGTGCATAAGCATACAGTCGGTAAAACCGCCGGTCGAAGCGCCTATATCTATGGCGTATACGTCTGTCAGATCTATATTGAAGCGGTCTATTGCCCCTTTAAGCTTAAGTCCGCCCCTGCTTACAAATTCAAGCTTTTTCCCTCTTATCTCTATTTGGGCGTTCTCATCTACGCTCTGCCCCGGCTTATCTGTTCTTTCGCCGTTTACAAATACTATGCCTTCCATTACAAGGGCTCTGGCTTTTTCGCGGCTTTCTGCAAAGCCCTTCTCGAACACGAGAATATCTATCCTTTTTTTCACTTTAAGTATCCTTTTTTGCGGCTCTTATACGGCCGCTTTTCTTTTTGTCGCCTTGTCTGTTCAGTTTTTTGGGCGCGGCAACGCCTAAAATGCTCTCTAAAACGAGCCCCACGTAATATATTATCGTATTGGAATAACCGAGCGCAATGTTTTTCCCAAGCGCTTTGCCCCCTATCGTGAGCGCGGCAACGATGCTCGTAAGCACCAGATTTATAAGCACGCTGTTTTTCTCCCATGAAAACGACGCGGCAAAATATCCTACGATAACTACTACTGCGCCGCCGCTTATTATTCCCGTAATATCGCCTATTACGTCGTTGCAGAAGTTTGAGACCTTGCCTGCCTGCGCGATAATCTTGAGCGCGTACTTCGCTCCCGGCACCTTTCTTGCGGCCATCGAATGAAACGGAGTGGAATTTGCCGCCGTCACCGCCGTTCCGACTATATCGAAGACTATTCCCAAAAGTATAAAAATAAGCAGTATAACGAGCGCTCCCGCAATCGATACCCCCGAAAGCGCACGGTTTGAAACGAAAGAAAGACAAAACGAGGCTAAAAGAGCAACCGCTACTACTATGATCGCCCACCGGCTGTCTGACTTTCGCTTAGGCGAGGCAAGAGAACGTATTATCTTTTTATGTTTTTTTATCCTGTCTCTTATGCCAAAACTGCCCGTATTATCTTCGTCGGTACCTTCATTTGATGATTCCAATTAAAGCTCCTCCGTTATATATTAAGTAAATAATAGTGGCGGTATACAGAGTAAATCTTGCGGCTTTGGTCAAGTTGGATTTCCCATGCTGCTGCCCGCTGTCGCCAAACGGGCGGTTTCCCATTAAAGCCTCATATGCCGCGTCGCCGACGGCATGACTTGATTGCCACTCAGTCCGCACTTCAATCCCCCGCATACCTCAAAAAAGAACAGCCTAGAGGTTTTCCCAAACGGTCTTATCTGCTTTTTATCCTCTTTTGCAAACAGGGTTTCAGGCTGCATTAGCCCCATGCCTTCGGCCAAAGGCTTAGGGCCTGTCTTCCGTTCACCGCTGTTCACTCAAGGCAGGCTACTCTGCACACAGCAAAACAACCGCAAT encodes the following:
- a CDS encoding TlyA family RNA methyltransferase; translation: MKKRIDILVFEKGFAESREKARALVMEGIVFVNGERTDKPGQSVDENAQIEIRGKKLEFVSRGGLKLKGAIDRFNIDLTDVYAIDIGASTGGFTDCMLMHGAKKVYAVDVGYGQLAWKLRTDPRVVNIERTNIRYFDDSVLERRLDFGTVDVSFIGLKLVLPVLYRTLRDGARAVCLIKPQFEAGREAVGKKGVVRDMRVHEQVIKKVLCEAQETGFSILGVYHSPIRGPEGNIEYLMYIEKRAPEASFEADIEKLVHESHMAFEKDKNA
- a CDS encoding Mg2+ and Co2+ transporter CorB, whose amino-acid sequence is MESSNEGTDEDNTGSFGIRDRIKKHKKIIRSLASPKRKSDSRWAIIVVAVALLASFCLSFVSNRALSGVSIAGALVILLIFILLGIVFDIVGTAVTAANSTPFHSMAARKVPGAKYALKIIAQAGKVSNFCNDVIGDITGIISGGAVVVIVGYFAASFSWEKNSVLINLVLTSIVAALTIGGKALGKNIALGYSNTIIYYVGLVLESILGVAAPKKLNRQGDKKKSGRIRAAKKDT